The Epinephelus moara isolate mb chromosome 21, YSFRI_EMoa_1.0, whole genome shotgun sequence DNA window taacttttagtttttacagcagcaggtCACTCATCATTATCATACAACCAACAAAATGAGATTGAAACTTGCTGCATAGATTCATTACAGTCCTCTTCATTCAGTGTAATCTTCTATAAATGACTACATCTTTGTAGGAGATAATTATCTGTATAACCTTCCTCTCTTCAAACTCTTACCTGAGAAGTTTGGCTTGTTTGTTGCCAATCCTCACCAGTCACTTATATCCTACATTATTGCCTCAAGCCCTTCAGCTGTGAAAAGGTTTTTCTGAAAAAATGTTCTATATTGATCTAGGTTCTCTTTATGCACATGAAATGTAACTGAAGGCAACCACCTGCATTGGTTGTTGCTATGGCACTGTTTTCAGGATTTAGgataacaacaacataaaattcTACATATGAATTGTTTATTCCATCCATAGGTCAAAACACTGAAACCACAACTGGACTGttctttgtatttgtgttcACAGATGTCAGTGTGTTGATGTGTATAGCATGTCCTAATGAAACAAGCTTGTGTTTTGTCACTGCAAGTCTAAAATGCACTCTCACTACTCATCTCTGGTTTTCTTCATAGACACCAGCAGTGCTGCTCAGCGGCGCACAGTGACTGGTCTGATGAGCAGCCTGTCaggcagaggaaacagaggagggaggggcgAGGCCAGGACGTTACTCAGCCGCAGAGGTAAGAAACTAAAACAGTGCTGGATCACTGAACTTTCAGTGTGTTAGGGAAAATTATGCAGGGTTAGTCGAGGGAAACTGCATCATCTGGCAGATTTTCACTGATTCTCAGGCTGTTGCCTTAACTACGGATACGACCTCCTCATTTTTGTATGCCTGCAACTACCATGGATAGAAAaagtatagaagcagatcagGAGAAAGAACCTGCCCCTCTCACTGCCATTGCATTGCCCATTCATCTCCTAAAATTACTTCGGAAACATATTCTTTGCGCTGTTTGGTTGTAATACAAGattttgtgaacaggaagtgggcaccatactgtttcctgttttgtaaaaacaggctgaaaaaactgaactcaacctgtaaaactaggcagtgctgatcaaatatggaCCAAGATTCGGAtactgcgttgcctatttctcacctcaaatgtttgcagaaacatattttacctTACTGTTTAGTCGTGAGCTTGTGATTGCTAGCCAGCTCCTCAATTCACATTAGGTCACCCACCAGatggagcatttattggtcctgTGCAGCACAGTGCATCCTGgtgtagttgtaggttttctacctcttgagaaaaagcaaatgccacagcccttttcctctgtttctctggtcatgtagtaccaatttcaaaagtatttgcatctctACTGCATAaacagcctagttttatgaacagaccatctttccagccgTGAAATATCTCTTAAAAATCCACTTGATAATCACTGTTGTTGTACAAACAGAATAAACTCCAGTCACTCAAAGGGTTATGATGAAGCTGTTTATTGAAATGCAGTAAGCAGAGAGCAGCATACACATGGTTACAGATCCTGTGGGGATAATATCATGAACAACAATACTGTAGGATCAAATGAAACACTTTGATCATTAATTCTAAACTGCTTTCTCCCcacatttgtctgtttttaggTACTTTCTCTCGAGGAGGAAGGGGCGGAGCCATGGGTAGAGGGGGCATCGCCTAATGACTACGTCACTAGTAGCAACTCAGCTGTCTCATCcaatgagaaaatgaaaagatgatgcttttttcctttgttttgtttgtttttgttgaattttgagACATTCAGTATTCACAATAAAGTCCAATCAAAATCAATAATCACACTATGACACAGAGATATGACAGCTTTGTATGTGTGCGACTCTTACTCTGAGATATGTAAGGTCAGATTGTTTGTGAAATCCAGTGAGTTTTAGTTGTTGTAattttagtttcacatgtatTCATGAGAGCATTGCCATTTTGTTAGTATCCTCAGTTTGCTCTGTCCTTGGCCTGTTAATACACTTGTTTTAATAATAAAGTTGAATAAGGAGTAGCAGCgatatgtgttgttttttttgtttttttcttaacagtTGGCTAGTCCATGGGGTCAGTTTTATAttgaattatttttcttaattattttgttttttgtttttttttgctatttattGACTAAAACAATAACTTTTTAACATAAAGATAATCATTAATTACAGCCCTAAACACAATAATGGATGACACTTTTTATACTTGAACAAAGTAACAGGTTATTCTGAAAATTCCTCCAAGTGAGTTAGTTCCACCTACTACACAACCATAGGAAATGCAACTTTTCAAAAAGCATTTACTCTGGTAGAACTGAGCTCTTATGTGTCTTTAGCAGTTGAAAGTTGCATGGTTTGATAGCAAGAGAGGGGCCCTAAAACTTTGGCAACATTGCATGAAAAATGTACTTCTATAAATTGAAAATCATGATATGAATGTATCAGAAGAAATAGTACGTTGTCACGTTTTATTCACTAGAACTTGCTGTGCTGTTGCAGAAATGACCAGAACATGGCCTCTGTCACCTTATCAGGATGTCCCTAGGGACAGCGCAGCCAGACTCTGATGGAGTTGGCTGGAAGGGGAGGGTTAGCATTTTGAGCAGCCGTGTTGGCAGAGTTGGTAGCCATGACAGCAGGGCTGAGGATGGGCATGGGTGCGAGGACTGCCAAGGGGTCAGGTTTGGCCAGTGCTGGCAGGTCACCTAAAATCTGGATGCTGAAGAAGAGAGCTGTGGAGAAGACAGAAGAGTTAATGATTTCAGCTCAGATAAACTTTACCAGAGTAATCACACCTCATACACAAATCAGCATCTGGTGGAGTGGTATGCCTGTGAGACTTATTGAAACACTGACCTGCATTAAAACACAAGAAATACAGTCTATATGTGGTTCACAGTCGTCATGGTAAACTACTACTTTTTTCTGTCTAATGAGAATAACCAGGATGGTTCTTACGTCCGGAGAAGATGTAGTGCTCATATGGGTCACTCCTCAGAGGGCTGGGCATGGACAGAGCTGAGGTGACGGGTGTGGGGAATCCCTTCAGAGACAGTTTGATGTTGATCTCTCCACTTAGTAGAACTTATGGGtttgagaaataaaaacaagcattttaagTACATTTAAGAAGTGCATGCCTACTTAGTTAATTGATAAATGAACCCCCAAAAAAGGTCTCATGTTGTGAAAAGTCAgatttccatttctttttaaaaaataaagcaggTATAAGTGTTGTATAAATACCAAGATATCAAAATACTCagtccacagagaaatgcacacagttcgtattcagaaactgtgcctttaaactaGCCGTCTACAACAAAATCTGCTGTATTTTCATTTGACCAGTTCCCTGGGGTTTGAAGGAACAGTCtaacattttggggaaaatgcttCAGTGGGCTACTGACCAGCCTGCCGTCTGTTCAAGGAGCTCCTTGGTTTAATGCTGCAGGAGGGAGTGCTGCCTGGTGGGAAGGTGAACGTCTGCATGATGTCTCCTGtgggacaaacacagacagctaCTGTCAGTCATGTCCATAAACTCAAACAGCATTAAAAAGACACACTGTATGTCCATCTATGTGCAagttttttctgttcatttatATATCTTGAAAGAGATGACAGAGCTCCTTGCTTTACATCCATACAGCTACACAAGTACTGAGAGCTGCCCAATACAACAAACAACCACTTTGTTTTGAGCAAGAAAGTTCCGTTTGGACCTTggtatcactgtgtgtgtgacaaagtaATCTCAACCTAAAAGTCCACTCACTAGCTTTTTCAGACCTCCCAACTGCATTTCACTGTCTTCATCAGAGAATATAAGGTGTCAAAAAAATAACAGCGCCTACCCCACCAAACTGCACTCAGCGTCATTTACTAATGACGACTGTGAGCTGGAGTTAAATGCCACAAAATGCAAGTTtagtggaccttgagttgagaTTATATTTCTCACACAACCACACTGCTCTGGTGCCCAGTTGATAGTTATAAATTTAGTGCCTTGATTGTTAGCTGTTGTGTGGAACTAGCTGCTCTTGGGATTCAGCATCTTGTACTTTAGGTGAATTCCTCCCAGCCCTAGACCGTGCCTCTGTCCCTCTGTTTATCAGTTTAGTTGTGTCTTTCTGTATTCCTCACCAGGCTTAAAGAAGTATACAGTCTCTGGTCTACTTGTGGTTGCTGGTACTGCCAGTGCAGCGCTGATGCTTCCTGTCAGACCTGGGAACTCAGCGGCCAGAGGTTTGGGGTAGCCCGGCTCCATCACCATGTTCCCATCTAGACGCCAGTACTGGTCTCCCTAGATCAGTGGATGAAGAGGACAGATGGTGAAAAAGAGGGTAACTGCTCACTGACTTCCATCATCACAGAGGGAGCTTATTTGAGAAAGTATGTGAAAGTTTGTGAGATGCACAAACCCAATGTCCAGAAAAGTGCAACACATGAAGAAGTCAGTAACTTCATAGTCACACAAATTGGAAAGATTTaatatcaaaatcaaatttGGCTAATGGCCCATTTTTTCAATTCCTATTGTAGACTTGAGCATAtaatcaaagtacaaaaaaaaaacaagctgttattatttttttgtgtgtgttggagtcatatataaataacatcaacaaattagtttttcattttccaaTTAGGGATTCCCAGCTGAATATGAACAGAACAAATGATACACAGATTATGTATGAAACCTAAACCTAATGAAACTGCTCCCACTGAAAACTGATAAGGCTGACAGCCTGATAATGGACTTCTGAACCTACTAGTAGGTGTAGCAGGCCCCTTCTAACCCATATCTATAAGGCTGATAGCCACTGATAACAGGGTGCCCACCCAAAATACTATCTGTCCAGAATGATGTCCAACAGATTTACCTGATAGCTGTGCTATAATAACTGCAAATTTAAAGCAACATATTTGCTTACAAAATGATCTGAACATGTCGCATTTCCATTTTTTGGAAAGAAactatgggatttttttttttcagatttaaaCTCTCCAACAACTGGACTATTCTAGATTGGACTCTTCTATTTGGTGTCACTGTGATGGGAATAGGAGCAATACTTAAACTCTAGTATCAGAAATTTTTGTTGTATTATTCTAGTCTTCTTAACAGTGGTGGCACTGGTGGTGTCAGTAGTTATAGTAAGAGTCATAGCAGTACTGACACAGTGGTTGTATATTGGGATATAGTGATATTTGTACCTTGATGATGTAGGTGTGTCCGTGGCAGTTGCAGCGTGTGAAGACAGTATCGATGGGAGACGGGACACCCAGAGTGTCTGTGATGCTCTGTGGACGACCAACTAAGTGACTGACAGGGTCCACTGCCCAGAACAGctcacctgaaacacacataTAAGTGATACAGCTCACACAGGACACTCTGAGACTTCACAGAATCACATTATCTGTTTATTACACATCACACTCAAATCATAAAgaatatataaacacattatTGACTTTATATGCTTAAATATGTGTTTCTTCCCAATATTGTGTTTGCAGGATATCATTTTATACTGGAGTCATTACACACACTAGAAACAGCATCTGGATGACTGACCTTTAAATATCAGTATGGTCCCATTGCTGAGAGCTGTCAGTCCATTAATGGGAGAATCACTGCATAGGTTGACATCAGCAAGGagtcctacacacacacacacacacacacacacacacacacacacacacaatttatcAGACACACTAAAAACCCATTATTATGTCTGCAATTTATTGGCCCAGTTAGtcaattttgattttttcatgtatttgaattttcagtatttttagtattattagtcaaacaaaaaaagtcattctGATACAGCAACATGTTCTTACTCCCAACTCATTACATGTCATCAGTTGTGTGGTGGACTTTTGACGTCTACATATTACACGCTAAGTATTCTGGGTGCGTCTGTTGTTAACGtcctgggatgctgtgtcaatttacacctgttaaaatgcattgtgtctttcaaaattcacctcccttttcacaggaaatgtacaggttttgcttgttagatgcatacagtcagcacaggaaaaacaccttgtatttacttgttccttgtgcaacaaatgcatgtggttaggttcagaaaaaaaacatcatggtttggctcaacatccATACGCTGACATCATCTGGTGGCGTTATACACTGGtgctgtcagtgtctgatgcagaAAGCACCGACCaagcggtggtatttgacgactttagACACCGAATGTGTCAAGAGAAGATCATTCTGATCTGTtcaaaaatatatgtaataaaaaaatttgTAATATTTCTAATATCATgtatgtaaagataaaagtgaCTGAATTTGGTCAAAAtgcaacacacacgcacacacttgtCCTACCTGTCCCTGGTCTCTCAGATCCTCCTTCCACCACAGGGAGACCCAAGGCCTGGGCTATATCCTGCAGGGTGCTGGGTCTGGGCCTGGAGCCAGCTGGGCCactgagagctgctgctggaaCTACTGCGAACAAAAATAGTTATTAAAGTGTGTGGTCAAATGCAGTAAAtactattattaatttaattttacttaTTTGGGTTACAATGAGTGCTTTATAACAAATCAAGAGgcggatacaccctggacacatcgccagactatcacagggctgacacacacaaaaaaacaaccattcacacctacgagcattcagagtcaccagttaacctaatgTCCTTATGGTCtcacatgtctttggactgtgggaggaagccaaaCAACCCCCACACCAACTGGGAATATGCatactccacacagaagggccccagtTTGAACCTGGAACCCTTTTGTTGTGAGGCAACCGTGCTAATCACCGCACCACATCACTGTGCCgaccaaaaatgtaatttaagttAAATCAGATTTAACAAATGATGTATTAAATCTCTGTCAAACTAACCTTGACTTGGCCCAGATGGAGCCACTCCTTCAGGCGACAGCAGCAGGTGGACATTGCCATTAACAGCTCCATCACCAGCACTGACAAGAGCACTGCCGTCCAGGGATGGAGCACTGTAGCGGGGCAGAGAGGAGCCAGGTGCTGGTGAAGCTCGAACTTCACTATGAGTGGAGGGGATGGACACCGGCAGTCGACCAACAGGGATGTTACCCACACCTACAGGAGAAAAAAGAACCAGGAAGGTTTTCATGTTTtacatgtacatgtaaacatagtTATGAACATTATATATAATTTTGCAGATAGAGGCCCCTAAATCAGTGCCTCAACAACATGGTCAGATTAACCTGTTAGAGAGCCCTGAGGCAAAAATGTGCTATTATGTTATTGGTTAATGATGTTTGATGAGAGGATCAATACCACTCACACGTCTGTACAACAGCCAAGCCTGGTTTTATCCAACAGTAGCAAAATTCACTGGCACATAACCCCTTGTAAAACCACAATGTGCTGTTTTTACATCCTCCCTTATTCCAAAAttgtcaaataccgccacttGGTAActgatttcagtgtcagacacagaccaaaaaaggcatcctttagaACAAAAtagatataataatataattatatgTGCTGTTTGGCATATATACAGTAGTTGTGTTTGGACTGAGCCCATAGCTGTTTCCCATTGTTAAGATTTGTTCTCACtctgaataaaacacaaattcaacatgaaaacaacatcTACCTGTGTACCATTCCTCACTCTCACTGTTGGAttttttccagctcctccctAGCTTCCGTTTTCctgaggaggagaaaataatGGGGGGAAATTGTGAGGACACACCTGTTATCCAACAGCAGTTGGTTCATCAGGAACATAAAATGGCAGCTACTCAGTATTGCAACACGTTTCAAGCTTGGCTGAGGAGTGTGAATTTTAGAGTTATATAACTTAACTTTTAACTTaactttatatactttattaattcccctgaggggaaatttttTCACTCTCGCTGTCAATTGCACACAagtccaaaagacacacacatgcacaaacaggacctatacatgcacaaggtggagagatgtcagggtgGGGctgccccgagcggttgggggtttggtgcttTGGTCAGGGGCACCTAGGCAGTGCCCAGGagatgaactggcacctctccagccaccagtccacgctccatatttggtccggacggggactcgaaaaggcgaccctccggttcccaacccaagtccctattgactgagctactgctgccccataTATTGTCTACCCAAGTCTTTTGTGTTGGCTCATTAAAGctcattaaatacattttcaaaaaatattctTTCAACTCAaattcattttccattttccatcTTCTGTCTCACAGCTTCTGTATTTTTACAATATTTATGAGCTATAAATGGCAGGTTTAAGTACCAATATAAGGATTTGATTGGTTACTGTATTCAAAGAACAATAATGAATCTGGTAAATGATAGCAAATCCAGCATAAAAGCTACATTGGCAGAGAAAGCGAAGCTCTTTTACTCATTAGTTAGATGTTACTGCTGCATGCTAACCTGAAGCTGCAGCCCTCAGAGGCTGGAAAGTCCTGGTGTGTGAAACTGACACACTGGCATCtgtggacagagagacaaactTTTTTAAGCGTCATTATGTCTTTAAACTTTTTTATAATTGTGTATGCGTTGCTAGGTCACAGCGGggcactgtgtgtatgtgttgtagctgtggttgttgtggttgttggCCATTACCGCAGTGTAGCTGGTAGTCAGGACAACAGGTGTTGTACTTGATGCACTGTggatcacactcacacagcagaCCGCGCCTAAATGCTTCACCACAGCGACCCTGACAGGACTGAGCTGAGAACAGACAGATCAGCACAGCAGAGTGCATGTTTCAACATAGTCCTAAACTGAAatttagcaaacagttgcccaTTTACACATCCAGGAGACAAACAGCAACGTAAGCATTCATCTGGAGTCTGGTTTTAGCTACCTGACAAATTCCCATCCAATTCACTCTCTTTGTTCTCCTCTAAATCCTAAGAAACTATCTGGAGTTTACACCTATTAGGTGAACCACAGTCTAGTtactaactttgtctgtctgccatttaATGCTGAGCAGGGATACTGTACACTGAGTTTATTACAGCTTGTTTGCTACAAAAAATAGCTGCCTGATTCTGCTAGAAACTGAGAGCAGTGAAACATACATTAAATGTGCTGTAATAGCAAAACAATGAGCCAAGGATTTCGAGGTTATTAGAAACCAAAGAGACTTCACAGCTCAATAGAAATCAATACATCAAGCTAAAGATGCTAAGAGCTTCATAGAAACCCAAACAACAAGTTAAAGAGGCTCAGTAGTtctataaaaaacaataaatgagcTAAGCAACAATTTATTGGatgttataaaataaatatttgtgcaTCTTTAAGATGAAAGCATATAGCATATGCTGCAGTATTTAATCACCATAAACCAAGTCTCTCATTGCCTGCATTTCTTTTCCTTGACCTGTTATACTTATCTGTCCTTTCCTTCTATCCTTCAGATTAGCACAGATGAattgataaaaatgtaatgtcttGATTTATTGAGTGTCTTACCAGCGGTGCAAGTAGCGTGGAAGTCTGGGCAGCACTCATTGTGTTGCAGGCAGCCGAAGTCACAGGTACACTGCTGGCCTCTGGTGAAAGCCTCGCCACAACGGCCCACACAGCTTCCTGGAGAGAGgcgacgtgtgtgtgtgtgtgtgtgtgtgtgtgtgtgtgtgtgtttgtgtgtgtgtgtgtgatttcagtcacactttaattttaatttgtaaagcACTGTAATCCTATATGGCATCATTACTTTGGTATCATCAAATGGACTGTAAGACATCCCAAGGCACTATAGACCGAGTATTAAACATTATTATTGGACATTTTGAGGCATAGCAGGTGTGTTACTacaagaggttttttttttttttttttttacattataagGTATTACATGTGCATTATGAGAAATTTCAAGATATCAAAATGTGATTGCAAGTTGCTATAGGTGCAGTGTACACATGACAAGGTATTTTGCACACTAGATGATATGATAGCTTCATTAGTAGACATTTTATACTACAGCAGGTGCACTACCAGATCATAATCATAAGAAGGTTAGATAAATATGTCAGAGCTTACCTggtccagcagcagcaacagcagtgtAGGTCACAGCAAGGCCAAGACAAAGAAGCCACAGTGCCATTTTCATCaccatcctcatcatcatcatctctgcCCAAGACTCTGTCTTAACTGAATCTGAACCAAACAACAACAGCGATATAGAAATGGAGCGTAAGAGAGACACTGGCACAGTAATAGAAAGAAATTGAGAGAGTCAGTGTGTCACCTCTCCCTGTCTTCTTTCAGCCTCTCAGTTTGTTGGTCTTATATATGAGACAAAGGCACTGAGACAGGACACTTTTAATTAGCatcacacacaaccacacactcaTACTACACCCACAGACTAATTAAAAACTGCCAAGAAGTATTTAAACTTCCTACACTGGCAATAAATGAACTCCTACACACAGAAACCCGCTTCCAGACCAGAGatggaaagtaactaattaTAAATTACCTCAGGTactttttactgtttgtttttggttgcACAAGAAAAAGACTGTCTTTTACTTCTTTCTTAatagttgcatttttttaaattctacattttttttaagtaaataatTTCTTTGCCAactatttttttaagttaatcaactgtaatcagtgtttttctcctTTCCCACATGTGATATTACTCCTACCTGTTGCCCTTTGGGCACATTTTCTCTGCGAGCCAGCTTGAGGAATGAGGTGCTTGTGCCAGCCAAAGCTGATGTCATGTGGTTAAGACAATTATTTAGTGATTTTATATTGTTCAGCTCAGTCCATAGGTCATAAAAAGTGTCTACAAGTGGGTGACTTTCACAAGGAGAGGATGAGGGGAAAGAGCCAAAGAAAGGTAATGAATGAGAAGGGTCAGTCTGCTGGGGCATTTATATCTATGGAGATGCTTTCCCTACTTCTTACCCCGCTTCTTCCGGTGCCAAatccattttcaaatttggcttgGCCCTCAAATTGATCTCATCTACACACCTGTTAAGTTTTGTGACTCTTTCTTGTACAGTTGGGGCAACTGACAGACAGACCAAAAGTAATATAAACACATGGCAAAGTACTCAAAACCACCTTCATGGTAGTTCCCGCTACAGTAGGTGCCACCAGTAACCACATTTTGCCacgatgacacacacacgcacacacacactgactcaccACCTGTTTTCTCATGACTGAGGCATGGAACTTCAgccatgtaaaaacaagtgGTCAATTTTTTTATATCTTAGCCCTTTCtatgacaactgagcaaaatCCACCCACTGACGAATGACTGCAAATCTGCTGAGAATATTGTCAATCTACTGATCAGTCtatggcagtggttcccaaccagggggtcgcagtccaaaagtgggtcgcaagTCCATTCTAAATAGACTGCAAGTAACTCGCAAACGTGTCATGTTTGTAAAaagaacactttattttaaaattcagtcaatatctggcacagagctttcattctgaagtgctgtttcctgataccctggaaatccagagttctcgctagagcacaatttgaatttgctcagcgagtcactctggcaatcagtaatgatgttcattacccatgcccttggagccgagctgcaccaatcacatcggtgtatctgatataggcgggccagaggcgagctaaacagatgacgacagcgctgcgacgacgaagtccggaatcagtcagtaaaaattgcaagatggctacggatgaacaccatttgtttgaaacggctttggccgttacaatgaacgagttagacttggctttttctctaaaagaggaacagaagac harbors:
- the prg4a gene encoding proteoglycan 4a yields the protein MMMMRMVMKMALWLLCLGLAVTYTAVAAAGPGSCVGRCGEAFTRGQQCTCDFGCLQHNECCPDFHATCTAAQSCQGRCGEAFRRGLLCECDPQCIKYNTCCPDYQLHCDASVSVSHTRTFQPLRAAASGKRKLGRSWKKSNSESEEWYTGVGNIPVGRLPVSIPSTHSEVRASPAPGSSLPRYSAPSLDGSALVSAGDGAVNGNVHLLLSPEGVAPSGPSQVVPAAALSGPAGSRPRPSTLQDIAQALGLPVVEGGSERPGTGLLADVNLCSDSPINGLTALSNGTILIFKGELFWAVDPVSHLVGRPQSITDTLGVPSPIDTVFTRCNCHGHTYIIKGDQYWRLDGNMVMEPGYPKPLAAEFPGLTGSISAALAVPATTSRPETVYFFKPGDIMQTFTFPPGSTPSCSIKPRSSLNRRQAVLLSGEINIKLSLKGFPTPVTSALSMPSPLRSDPYEHYIFSGPLFFSIQILGDLPALAKPDPLAVLAPMPILSPAVMATNSANTAAQNANPPLPANSIRVWLRCP